From a region of the Gossypium raimondii isolate GPD5lz chromosome 10, ASM2569854v1, whole genome shotgun sequence genome:
- the LOC105784902 gene encoding agamous-like MADS-box protein MADS1 isoform X3: MVYPNESLENSPQKKMGRGKIEIKRIENTTNRQVTFCKRRNGLLKKAYELSVLCDAEVALIVFSSRGRLYEYANNSVKATIERYKKASDSSNTGSVAEVNAQFYQQEADKLRNQIRNLQNANRHMLGESIGGLPMKELKSLESRLEKGISRIRSKKNELLFAEIEYMQKREIDLHNNNQLLRAKIAENERKQQSMNLMPGGSSANFEALHSQPYDSRNYFQVDALQPATNYYNPQQQQDQIALQLV; the protein is encoded by the exons ATGGTGTACCCCAATGAATCCCTTGAAAACTCTCCCCAGAAGAAAATGGGGAGAGGAAAGATCGAGATCAAGCGGATCGAAAACACGACGAACCGCCAAGTTACCTTTTGTAAGAGGCGCAATGGTTTGCTCAAAAAGGCTTATGAGCTATCGGTTCTTTGTGATGCTGAGGTTGCTTTGATTGTCTTCTCTAGCCGTGGTCGACTCTATGAGTATGCTAACAATAG TGTTAAAGCAACAATTGAGAGGTATAAAAAGGCTTCTGATTCCTCCAATACTGGATCAGTTGCTGAAGTTAATGCTCAG TTCTATCAGCAAGAAGCTGACAAACTCCGAAATCAAATCCGGAATTTGCAGAATGCAAACAG GCATATGCTGGGAGAGTCCATAGGGGGATTGCCTATGAAAGAGCTTAAGAGCTTGGAGAGTCGTTTAGAAAAAGGAATTAGCAGAATCCGTTCCAAAAAG AATGAGCTGTTGTTTGCTGAAATTGAGTATATGCAGAAAAGG GAAATTGACTTGCATAACAATAACCAACTTCTTCGAGCCAAG ATAGCTGAGAACGAGAGGAAGCAGCAGAGCATGAATTTGATGCCCGGAGGTTCAAGTGCTAACTTCGAGGCTCTACATTCTCAGCCATATGACTCTCGGAACTACTTCCAAGTCGATGCTTTACAACCCGCCACCAATTATTATAACCCTCAGCAGCAGCAAGACCAGATAGCTCTTCAACTAGT CTAA
- the LOC105784902 gene encoding agamous-like MADS-box protein MADS1 isoform X1 yields MILLPSSWFFFWFFGLFQLGSMVYPNESLENSPQKKMGRGKIEIKRIENTTNRQVTFCKRRNGLLKKAYELSVLCDAEVALIVFSSRGRLYEYANNSVKATIERYKKASDSSNTGSVAEVNAQFYQQEADKLRNQIRNLQNANRHMLGESIGGLPMKELKSLESRLEKGISRIRSKKNELLFAEIEYMQKREIDLHNNNQLLRAKIAENERKQQSMNLMPGGSSANFEALHSQPYDSRNYFQVDALQPATNYYNPQQQQDQIALQLV; encoded by the exons ATGATATTATTGCCTTCATCatggtttttcttttggttttttggTTTGTTCCAGTTAGGAAGCATGGTGTACCCCAATGAATCCCTTGAAAACTCTCCCCAGAAGAAAATGGGGAGAGGAAAGATCGAGATCAAGCGGATCGAAAACACGACGAACCGCCAAGTTACCTTTTGTAAGAGGCGCAATGGTTTGCTCAAAAAGGCTTATGAGCTATCGGTTCTTTGTGATGCTGAGGTTGCTTTGATTGTCTTCTCTAGCCGTGGTCGACTCTATGAGTATGCTAACAATAG TGTTAAAGCAACAATTGAGAGGTATAAAAAGGCTTCTGATTCCTCCAATACTGGATCAGTTGCTGAAGTTAATGCTCAG TTCTATCAGCAAGAAGCTGACAAACTCCGAAATCAAATCCGGAATTTGCAGAATGCAAACAG GCATATGCTGGGAGAGTCCATAGGGGGATTGCCTATGAAAGAGCTTAAGAGCTTGGAGAGTCGTTTAGAAAAAGGAATTAGCAGAATCCGTTCCAAAAAG AATGAGCTGTTGTTTGCTGAAATTGAGTATATGCAGAAAAGG GAAATTGACTTGCATAACAATAACCAACTTCTTCGAGCCAAG ATAGCTGAGAACGAGAGGAAGCAGCAGAGCATGAATTTGATGCCCGGAGGTTCAAGTGCTAACTTCGAGGCTCTACATTCTCAGCCATATGACTCTCGGAACTACTTCCAAGTCGATGCTTTACAACCCGCCACCAATTATTATAACCCTCAGCAGCAGCAAGACCAGATAGCTCTTCAACTAGT CTAA
- the LOC105784902 gene encoding agamous-like MADS-box protein MADS1 isoform X2, with protein sequence MILLPSSWFFFWFFGLFQLGSMVYPNESLENSPQKKMGRGKIEIKRIENTTNRQVTFCKRRNGLLKKAYELSVLCDAEVALIVFSSRGRLYEYANNSVKATIERYKKASDSSNTGSVAEVNAQFYQQEADKLRNQIRNLQNANRHMLGESIGGLPMKELKSLESRLEKGISRIRSKKNELLFAEIEYMQKREIDLHNNNQLLRAKIAENERKQQSMNLMPGGSSANFEALHSQPYDSRNYFQVDALQPATNYYNPQQQQDQIALQLV encoded by the exons ATGATATTATTGCCTTCATCatggtttttcttttggttttttggTTTGTTCCAGTTAGGAAGCATGGTGTACCCCAATGAATCCCTTGAAAACTCTCCCCAGAAGAAAATGGGGAGAGGAAAGATCGAGATCAAGCGGATCGAAAACACGACGAACCGCCAAGTTACCTTTTGTAAGAGGCGCAATGGTTTGCTCAAAAAGGCTTATGAGCTATCGGTTCTTTGTGATGCTGAGGTTGCTTTGATTGTCTTCTCTAGCCGTGGTCGACTCTATGAGTATGCTAACAATAG TGTTAAAGCAACAATTGAGAGGTATAAAAAGGCTTCTGATTCCTCCAATACTGGATCAGTTGCTGAAGTTAATGCTCAG TTCTATCAGCAAGAAGCTGACAAACTCCGAAATCAAATCCGGAATTTGCAGAATGCAAACAG GCATATGCTGGGAGAGTCCATAGGGGGATTGCCTATGAAAGAGCTTAAGAGCTTGGAGAGTCGTTTAGAAAAAGGAATTAGCAGAATCCGTTCCAAAAAG AATGAGCTGTTGTTTGCTGAAATTGAGTATATGCAGAAAAGG GAAATTGACTTGCATAACAATAACCAACTTCTTCGAGCCAAG ATAGCTGAGAACGAGAGGAAGCAGCAGAGCATGAATTTGATGCCCGGAGGTTCAAGTGCTAACTTCGAGGCTCTACATTCTCAGCCATATGACTCTCGGAACTACTTCCAAGTCGATGCTTTACAACCCGCCACCAATTATTATAACCCTCAGCAGCAGCAAGACCAGATAGCTCTTCAACTAGTGTAA
- the LOC105776889 gene encoding integrin-linked protein kinase 1 isoform X1 — protein sequence MENKAAVRFMLGKQSSMALERGKDGSDGKGIEEGEDIDDGVRLMYLANEGDLDGIRELLDSGINVNFRDIDDRTALHIASCQGQNDVVSLLLQRGATVDSKDRWGSTPLSDAIYYKNHDVIKLLEKHGAKPLMAPMHVNHAREVPEYEIDPKELDFTNSVYITKGTFCRASWRGIQVAVKKLEDELITDSDKVSAFRDELALFQKIRHPNVVQFLGAVTQSSPMMIVTEYLPKGDLRAFLKGKGALKPMTALRFALDIARGMNYLHENKPPIIHRDLEPSNILRDDSGHLKVADFGVSKLLTVKEVKPLTCPVTSCRYVAPEVFKNYDYDTKADVFSFALILQEMIEGCPPFFTKQDNDVTKAYASKERPPFRAPSKYYAHGLKELIEDCWNEKAAKRPTFRQIIKRLESIHDSFSHKKHWKARPLKWFQSLEAMLKKDHSSSSSSSHSTGSI from the exons ATGGAAAACAAAGCGGCGGTGAGGTTTATGTTAGGGAAGCAATCGTCGATGGCGCTGGAGAGAGGTAAGGATGGATCCGATGGAAAAGGTATAGAGGAAGGAGAAGATATAGATGACGGAGTTAGGCTGATGTATTTAGCCAACGAAGGTGACTTGGACGGCATTCGGGAGCTCTTAGACTCCGGGATCAACGTTAATTTCCGCGACATCGATGATCGGACGGCTCTCCATATTGCTTCTTGTCAAGGACAGAACGACGTCGTCTCCTTGCTACTTCAACGTGGCGCTACCGTCGATTCTAAAGATCGCTGGGGAAGCACT CCTCTGTCGGATGCTATATATTATAAGAATCATGATGTGATTAAGCTTTTGGAGAAACATGGAGCTAAGCCTTTG ATGGCTCCAATGCACGTAAATCACGCGCGTGAAGTCCCGGAGTATGAAATCGATCCAAAAGAACTTGATTTCACTAACAGTGTCTACATTACTAAG GGAACCTTCTGTAGAGCCTCATGGCGAGGAATACAAGTTGCTGTAAAAAAGCTCGAGGATGAACTTATCACTGATTCGGATAAAGT gaGCGCATTTAGGGATGAGCTTgcattatttcagaaaattcgACATCCAAATGTAGTCCAATTTCTTGGTGCAGTAACTCAGAGTAGCCCGATGATGATTGTAACAGAATATTTACCCAAG GGAGATTTACGAGCTTTTTTGAAAGGAAAGGGAGCATTGAAACCAATGACAGCTCTGAGATTTGCACTTGACATTGCAAG GGGAATGAATTATTTGCATGAGAATAAACCACCAATAATTCATCGTGATCTTGAGCCTTC AAACATTTTGCGGGATGACTCTGGACATCTGAAAGTCGCAGATTTTGGTGTTAGCAAGCTGCTTACAGTTAAAGAAGTTAAACCTCTAACATGTCCAGTGACATCTT GTCGATATGTTGCCCCAGaggttttcaaaaattatgaCTATGATACCAAAGCGGATGTGTTTTCATTTGCCCTGATTCTACAGGAG ATGATTGAAGGCTGCCCGCCATTTTTTACAAAGCAAGATAACGATGTTACGAAGGCATATGCATCAAAGGAGCGTCCACCTTTCAGAGCTCCATCTAAGTATTACGCTCATGGGCTCAAAGA GTTAATTGAGGATTGTTGGAATGAGAAGGCTGCTAAGCGACCAACATTTAGACAGATAATAAAAAGACTGGAATCGATCCATGACAGTTTCAGTCATAAAAAGCATTGGAAg GCTAGGCCATTAAAATGGTTTCAGAGTCTGGAGGCAATGCTGAAGAAAGATCATTCTAGTTCAAGCAGTTCATCTCATTCTACTGGAAGCATATGA
- the LOC105776889 gene encoding integrin-linked protein kinase 1 isoform X2, with translation MENKAAVRFMLGKQSSMALERGKDGSDGKGIEEGEDIDDGVRLMYLANEGDLDGIRELLDSGINVNFRDIDDRTALHIASCQGQNDVVSLLLQRGATVDSKDRWGSTPLSDAIYYKNHDVIKLLEKHGAKPLMAPMHVNHAREVPEYEIDPKELDFTNSVYITKGTFCRASWRGIQVAVKKLEDELITDSDKVSAFRDELALFQKIRHPNVVQFLGAVTQSSPMMIVTEYLPKGDLRAFLKGKGALKPMTALRFALDIARGMNYLHENKPPIIHRDLEPSNILRDDSGHLKVADFGVSKLLTVKEVKPLTCPVTSCRYVAPEVFKNYDYDTKADVFSFALILQEMIEGCPPFFTKQDNDVTKAYASKERPPFRAPSKYYAHGLKELIEDCWNEKAAKRPTFRQIIKRLESIHDSFSHKKHWKVWCNLF, from the exons ATGGAAAACAAAGCGGCGGTGAGGTTTATGTTAGGGAAGCAATCGTCGATGGCGCTGGAGAGAGGTAAGGATGGATCCGATGGAAAAGGTATAGAGGAAGGAGAAGATATAGATGACGGAGTTAGGCTGATGTATTTAGCCAACGAAGGTGACTTGGACGGCATTCGGGAGCTCTTAGACTCCGGGATCAACGTTAATTTCCGCGACATCGATGATCGGACGGCTCTCCATATTGCTTCTTGTCAAGGACAGAACGACGTCGTCTCCTTGCTACTTCAACGTGGCGCTACCGTCGATTCTAAAGATCGCTGGGGAAGCACT CCTCTGTCGGATGCTATATATTATAAGAATCATGATGTGATTAAGCTTTTGGAGAAACATGGAGCTAAGCCTTTG ATGGCTCCAATGCACGTAAATCACGCGCGTGAAGTCCCGGAGTATGAAATCGATCCAAAAGAACTTGATTTCACTAACAGTGTCTACATTACTAAG GGAACCTTCTGTAGAGCCTCATGGCGAGGAATACAAGTTGCTGTAAAAAAGCTCGAGGATGAACTTATCACTGATTCGGATAAAGT gaGCGCATTTAGGGATGAGCTTgcattatttcagaaaattcgACATCCAAATGTAGTCCAATTTCTTGGTGCAGTAACTCAGAGTAGCCCGATGATGATTGTAACAGAATATTTACCCAAG GGAGATTTACGAGCTTTTTTGAAAGGAAAGGGAGCATTGAAACCAATGACAGCTCTGAGATTTGCACTTGACATTGCAAG GGGAATGAATTATTTGCATGAGAATAAACCACCAATAATTCATCGTGATCTTGAGCCTTC AAACATTTTGCGGGATGACTCTGGACATCTGAAAGTCGCAGATTTTGGTGTTAGCAAGCTGCTTACAGTTAAAGAAGTTAAACCTCTAACATGTCCAGTGACATCTT GTCGATATGTTGCCCCAGaggttttcaaaaattatgaCTATGATACCAAAGCGGATGTGTTTTCATTTGCCCTGATTCTACAGGAG ATGATTGAAGGCTGCCCGCCATTTTTTACAAAGCAAGATAACGATGTTACGAAGGCATATGCATCAAAGGAGCGTCCACCTTTCAGAGCTCCATCTAAGTATTACGCTCATGGGCTCAAAGA GTTAATTGAGGATTGTTGGAATGAGAAGGCTGCTAAGCGACCAACATTTAGACAGATAATAAAAAGACTGGAATCGATCCATGACAGTTTCAGTCATAAAAAGCATTGGAAg GTGTGGTGCAATCTTTTTTAA